The DNA segment GTGAAAGCGGCGTATGAACATCGCCTGCGCGACGAAGCGAGCAACGACCCCGAAGAAGACACGGCCCTGGCCCGCGAAGCGACCGCCGATGATCGCGGCTGGAAGCTCAACGCTTCGGGCAGCGAATCATAAGGCGGCTCATGTGGCGCAAGCTGTTAGCTTGCGCGAGATTCGTCTTTTTGCGAGTCCAAGCGCAAGCTAACAGCTTGCGCCACTTCCAAAGGAGCAAAACAACTTATGTCCGTTTCGTTCACCGGTCGGCCAGAGCCGACCGAGCATGCCGAATACTATGGCCGCTACATCGGCCTGGTGCCCGAAGCTGATCTCTGCGCGGCGATGCAGGCACAGACCGAGACGACGCTGGAATTCCTGCGGGCGCTTCCCGCCGACGCGGGCGAGCGACGTTACGCGCCGGGCAAGTGGAGCATCAAGGAAGTCATCGGCCACATGACCGATGCCGAGCGCGTCTTCGGGCTGCGGGCGCTGTTTTTCGCGCGCCTTGACACGGCGGCGCTGCCGGGATTTGAGCAGGACGATTGGGTAAGTGCGGCGAGCTTTGACGCCGCGCCGCTTGCTGAGCTGATCGATGAGTTTGAGTATGTGCGGCGCGGCAGTCTTTACTTCTTCAAGCACCTTGCGCCCGACGCCTGGCTGCGGCGCGGCACGGCCAGCGACTGTGAGTTCACGGTGCGGGCGCTGGCTTATGCGATGGTCGGCCACGAACGCTACCACCTGGAGATTCTGCGAACCCGCTACCTTGATTAACGACGCCCATTGATCGCCTCTAAACAACCGGCGATGGTCTTATGCTTTCAGAATGGACTGAAGCCGCGGCCGGCCGAGTCTT comes from the Blastocatellia bacterium genome and includes:
- a CDS encoding DinB family protein, with the protein product MSVSFTGRPEPTEHAEYYGRYIGLVPEADLCAAMQAQTETTLEFLRALPADAGERRYAPGKWSIKEVIGHMTDAERVFGLRALFFARLDTAALPGFEQDDWVSAASFDAAPLAELIDEFEYVRRGSLYFFKHLAPDAWLRRGTASDCEFTVRALAYAMVGHERYHLEILRTRYLD